The window TGTGCTATCGGATATAGATGCTGTGCTATCCGATTGTTCAACCTGTGTGACGTACGCTACAATATGCTGGTAACCTGCTTTATATTGGAGCAGTTCTGTTTCAAAAGCGTGGGTCTGGTTGGGATTTTTGATTCCGGAAACCATTTCATCCCAGCTGAGTTTAAACAGTTCTGAAAAATCGGTTCCAACCAGTGATCCTGTTTCATTATCAAGCAAGCTGATAAATTTGCTATTGGCAAATACAACCTTACGTTCAACGACCATCAAGGTTCCTTCGGTTGATGCTCCCACAAGGCTTTTATATCTTTGATTGGACAATCTTAATTCATTTACAGCATCTTTACGTTTTTCCTCAATTATTCTGGTCTGCTTTAATACATAAATAAGAATGACAATGATAATACCGATGATAAGAACCGATATTCTTAACAACTTATCCCGTAACCTTTTGATTTCCTGCCTTACATCATCAAGGTATATGCCGGTGCCTACGATCCAGTTCCACTCCTGATAAGCTTTTACATATGATAGTTTAGGCACTTCGCGGGACGGATCATTTTTCCTTTGCCAATAGTATTGAATTATCCCCTCGCCTTTTTCATTTACTAAACCAACAGAATCAGCAAATAATTTATTCCCATGCTTGTCAGCATAATCAAGCAGGTTCTTTCCATTTAAGTCCGAACGATATGGATGATTAATCATTATAGGGTCAGTGGTGGTGATCCAAAAATAATTTTTTTGCTCACTTCCATACCGCATTCTGCCCACCTCCTCGGTGGCCAGAATTTTAGCTTCGGCCAGTGTTATTTTGCCGGCTTTGTATGACTCATCGTGTTCGGCCAAAACACTCCAGGCTGTATTGGTTAATTCATGAAGCATTTCCTTTTTTCGGTCCATGACACTGCGTTCAAACATCGGGATGATAATTGCGTAAAACGAAACAATAAACATGACTATGCTTACGACACCCAGTACCGTTGATACGACTATCCCCGATGTAAACTTTTCACTATTTTCTTCCACGTTATTGTATATCAACGTCATCAGTTTGTTGCCCATTACTGTCATTAGTTTAATCCCATCATTGCAGAAGTCATTTAAGATTTGCGTTTCAAGGTATCAAATTTTATTTTGCCGGCCGGGTTGCGGCCCGGCACAACACCCCATCCGACAAGAACAGCTCCACCGACAATTTTTCCCAATGTAACAGTTCGTATGTTGGGGGTAAACATAATTTTTCCAGTTAAGAATACCCGTTATTTCACCTATGGCCAGCAGATGTGCAGCATTCTGGTAAATATGCCATGTTCGTAGCCGGGCCGGGCCTTGTTTTTTAGGTTTTGTTGATGTCTTCTGCCGGATTTGTAAAAATATAACCATTCGTTTTTATAGTAAAATCTTTTGAACTTGGGATAGAAAAGTAACTTCTAATAAATAGTTCTTGCATTCGTTAAGGGAAAAAGGTAGAGAGTTCTATCTGGATATCGTTGAGGTAGTGGACCATTTTTCTAACCAAGTACTTTTTTTATACCTATGCACCCGAAAGGTGCATGAGCAGGATTTAACACAAGATCGGCTGGGTAGCTAAGGAGAAGGAGATCAAAAGATGGTAGCGCACAATGGAAAATCGTATTACGAGCAACGTAAGAAAGCAAGCGAGTTTAAGACACGAGCTGAGTATCTTGACCATGAACTGACTATTATGAAATTTCGTCGCTGGCGGGTCAACCTTCCCTTTCGGGATTACGGCATCGAGATTGAGGACTGTGTGCCGGCCATTGCCGCCACCATTGGAAAGGTTGTAATGGTAACCGCCATGGTCGCTGCCTTTGCTGACCAATTTGGTCTTGCGCCCGATTTTATTGCAGAGAACGTCCGGTATGAGATGCTGATTGCAGGTATTTTCTTTGTCCTGCTTTTTTCAGCATTCCTTAATCCGAATTCAAACCTTGCGGGCACGCACGGCCCGATGATTCCCCTTATTCCGATTGTCGCCAAGGCCGGCGGACATCCGTTGGCTCTGGGCATCCTCATCGGTGTGTTCGGCCTTATTCTGGCCATCACAAAAGGCGGTTCCAAGTTGATGAACCTGACCGGAATCGGCGTTCGGGGGGGGCTTTTAATCTACCTGGGTCTTGTTGGACTTATCGGACAGATCGGCAAACTTGGAAAATGGGCGACAGCAGGTGGCGTCAGCACGGTTTCCTTTGCGGTCATCGCCGCAACCGTGCTTGTCTATGCTTATCTGGCGCGTATCCAGAAACGCTGGCTGGCCATCCCTCTTTGTTCCGCCATCGCAGGTATCATCGCATTTACGATGGGTGCTGATTTCTCCTTTTCCACCCCGCCGGGCCTTCCCCATTTTGATCCCATGTGGTGGTGGGGTACTGATACCGGTTGGAAAATGGGGCTTCCGAACCTAGGCAACTTCATTGCCGTTATACCCTTCGCCATTCTGGCCGTTGCCATGTGGTCACCGGATTACCTTGGACACCGGGTATTCCAGGAACTCAACTACCCCAAAGGGGCTGAAAACGTTCTCATGGACGTGGACGATACCATGATGGTCGCATCTGTTCGCCAGGCCATCGGCTCCTGTCTTGGCGGCGGCAATATTGCCTCTTCCTGGGGTACCTATATGATTCCCGCAGCCATCGCCAAGCGTCCTATTCCCGGCGGTGCGTTTCTCACCGGCATTTTCTGTGTCGTAGCAGGTATCCTGGGCTACCCCATGGATCTTGCCATGTGGGAACCTGTTCTGCGGGTGGCACTTATTGTCGGCGTAT is drawn from uncultured Desulfobacter sp. and contains these coding sequences:
- a CDS encoding DUF3360 family protein, producing MVAHNGKSYYEQRKKASEFKTRAEYLDHELTIMKFRRWRVNLPFRDYGIEIEDCVPAIAATIGKVVMVTAMVAAFADQFGLAPDFIAENVRYEMLIAGIFFVLLFSAFLNPNSNLAGTHGPMIPLIPIVAKAGGHPLALGILIGVFGLILAITKGGSKLMNLTGIGVRGGLLIYLGLVGLIGQIGKLGKWATAGGVSTVSFAVIAATVLVYAYLARIQKRWLAIPLCSAIAGIIAFTMGADFSFSTPPGLPHFDPMWWWGTDTGWKMGLPNLGNFIAVIPFAILAVAMWSPDYLGHRVFQELNYPKGAENVLMDVDDTMMVASVRQAIGSCLGGGNIASSWGTYMIPAAIAKRPIPGGAFLTGIFCVVAGILGYPMDLAMWEPVLRVALIVGVFLPLLEAGMQMVSNHKDSQSAGTCIFACAFVNPVFGWAAAMLLDNLGLIGDTERAKTLSWNEKLVIPGIMFLVCTISLGLVGQLPGIPGIF